From Prochlorococcus sp. MIT 1223, the proteins below share one genomic window:
- a CDS encoding metal-binding protein: protein MASGKEHDRAIKLWILPFGLLAAVIYNLQIAFIFSFAFAVGGLWLSPDLDIISKPLKRWGFLQVLWWPYRKIIPHRSNLSHSPIIGTTIRLIYLVGILIIINLLLSKFINLEPLILLRNVNKIITLYPEKIIALVVGIEVSAWVHIIQDKYHQIKD, encoded by the coding sequence ATGGCTTCTGGGAAAGAACATGACAGAGCTATCAAGCTATGGATTTTGCCATTTGGACTATTAGCTGCAGTAATTTACAACCTACAAATTGCTTTTATCTTTAGCTTTGCCTTTGCTGTAGGGGGATTATGGCTTTCTCCAGATCTGGATATTATTTCAAAACCGCTAAAAAGATGGGGGTTTCTCCAGGTTTTATGGTGGCCATATAGAAAAATTATTCCGCACAGATCAAATTTATCCCATTCCCCAATTATTGGAACGACTATAAGATTAATTTATCTAGTTGGGATCTTGATAATTATTAATTTGCTCCTATCAAAATTCATTAATCTAGAACCTTTAATCCTGCTGCGGAATGTCAATAAAATAATAACTCTATACCCTGAAAAAATAATTGCTTTAGTTGTGGGAATTGAAGTTAGTGCATGGGTTCACATAATTCAAGACAAATATCATCAAATTAAGGACTAA
- a CDS encoding AIR synthase, translated as MSLVRTLDRPFNFDLHKFFMESDQRLVNLSITPEAAAELVRQSAFAGTPGAMRIDLMEDNCKEGWLHIRLLPGANEGVPIARTEGVTLFADENQLSLLHGLRLNYFGDLSGGGFLISTPDGAESCACGSGFRFLKG; from the coding sequence ATGTCCCTGGTTCGAACCCTGGATCGCCCATTTAATTTTGATCTTCATAAATTCTTTATGGAATCGGATCAACGATTGGTGAATTTATCAATAACGCCTGAAGCAGCAGCTGAACTGGTTCGGCAATCAGCTTTTGCAGGTACTCCTGGGGCTATGAGAATAGATTTAATGGAGGACAACTGTAAAGAAGGTTGGTTGCATATTAGGCTGCTTCCTGGGGCTAATGAAGGAGTTCCTATTGCTCGTACTGAAGGAGTTACTTTGTTTGCCGATGAAAATCAATTATCTTTACTTCATGGCCTTAGGTTAAATTATTTTGGAGATTTAAGTGGAGGTGGATTTTTAATAAGTACTCCTGATGGAGCTGAAAGTTGTGCTTGTGGAAGTGGGTTTAGATTCTTAAAAGGTTAG
- a CDS encoding metal ABC transporter permease, with amino-acid sequence MSFSVENWWLIPFLVTILTGILCPAIGTVLITHKRLLQVNLISHSVLPGLALALALGIEPVIGGVISGMVGALTAEKLTLRRNENYEAVINTVLAGALGLGVLLIPILGIRIDLEAVLFGDLLTANWNDLLRNLIAFTIFSLIMISSYQQVIHIGLDPEGAASSDIKVPTLRFILGFSTALAIVSSMSSVGVIIVVGLLSGPSLLGLIKSPSLYVAMIRSSVFGCIISLLGFWLALKLNLSPGPLIGVICMASLGLLPSKK; translated from the coding sequence ATGTCTTTCTCTGTTGAAAATTGGTGGCTAATACCATTCTTAGTCACAATCCTGACAGGAATACTATGTCCTGCAATAGGAACTGTATTAATCACTCATAAACGACTATTACAAGTCAATCTTATTTCTCACTCAGTTTTACCAGGTTTAGCTTTGGCATTAGCACTTGGTATTGAGCCTGTCATAGGAGGGGTTATAAGTGGCATGGTTGGGGCTCTAACAGCAGAAAAATTGACGCTAAGGCGAAATGAAAATTATGAAGCAGTTATTAATACAGTTCTTGCAGGTGCACTTGGTCTTGGAGTTCTCTTGATCCCAATATTAGGGATAAGAATTGATCTAGAAGCAGTTTTATTTGGAGATCTTCTTACAGCGAATTGGAATGATCTATTAAGAAACTTAATTGCATTTACAATATTCTCATTAATCATGATTTCGTCGTACCAGCAAGTCATTCACATAGGACTAGATCCAGAAGGTGCTGCTAGTAGTGATATCAAAGTTCCTACTTTAAGATTCATTTTAGGCTTCTCAACTGCACTAGCAATCGTTAGCTCGATGTCTTCAGTGGGAGTAATTATAGTTGTTGGCTTGCTATCTGGTCCTAGCTTACTGGGATTAATAAAATCACCAAGTCTTTATGTAGCCATGATTCGTTCTTCCGTATTTGGATGCATCATTTCATTATTAGGTTTTTGGCTAGCCCTAAAATTAAACTTGTCTCCAGGACCTCTTATAGGTGTTATCTGCATGGCGTCTTTAGGACTTTTGCCATCTAAAAAGTAA